The genomic DNA AGGAAGAGAGAGATGGGGTTGATCAGGATATTGGAGAAGTTGTAAACTCGAGGCAAGAGGCTCTGAACTACTTGCTCAGACAATACAGCAATGAAAGATCGGACACCACGAGTTCAATCTCAGTCGAGGTTTTTTCCTTAAATTGTTAAAATAAAGCTTTACTACACACCAGGTTTTTGCATGCGTAGTTTGTAGGAATCAGTCGGTGTGTGTGACCTGTTCGTGCACATAAACGAGAACAATGCCGATATGATTtagtttcagttttagttttctgAGAACTTCTGAACTAGCTAAAGGTTACCGATTGCAGTTAGAGAGAATTGAAATGCTACTTCAAGAAGTCAGAGAGAAGCTTTGTCAAACTGAACAAGAGAAGCCTGACGCGGGCAGGAAGGCGGCCGTGCTGAACTTGATCAGCAGTAGTTTCAATAGGAGAAGAAAAGACAACGATGACCCAGCAACTCCGCCGCACATCAGACAGTTCACTGAGACTCAAGTTAAGAAGGCAACTGACAACTTCAGTGAATGCAAAAGAATCGGAGAAGGTGGATACGGACCAGTCTACAAAGCAAGGCTCCTAGGAAATGACGTCGCCATTAAAATGCTAAGCCCCAAGAGTAATCAGAGCCAAAAGGAATACCATCAAGAGGTAAATAATAATGGTAGCTGCAAATGCTTCCAATCTCTTGTATTGAATTTCGATTCAATTTTacatataataaatatatatatgatGAAGATTTCGTTGCTTCTCGTAGTTGAAAGTATTAAGTATGATCGAGCACCCTCATATTGTCAAACTGATCGGGGTTTGCTCAGAACTGTCAGCGCTTGTCTACGAGTACTTGCCCCATCGCAGCCTGAGCCAAAGGCTTGCTCGAGGTCTGAAGTGGCAGGATCGAATTCGAATTATCAGCGAGCAGCGCTCTGCTCTCATGTATCTACACTCGAGCCCTAACAGAGGGCAACCGATTGTGCATGCAGACTTAAAATTCTCCAACATACTCCTCGACGAGGACGATATCAGTCGGCTTAGTGACTTCGGCACTGCGAGGGTAATGCATCGGGGTTTATCGAAGAAGGCAACCTTCTGCCACAACACCAACCCGATGGGGACGCCCGGATACATGGACCCTGCTTTCGCGATGAGCGGAGAGCTGACTCCGCAGTCTGATATATATTCATTTGGCATCGTAATTCTGCGGCTGCTGACGGGTTCGCCCGAGCTGAACATTGCAAAGCAAGTCGAGGAGGCGATCAGGAAAGGAGCTGTGAACTGCATCCTCGATGCGTCTGCCGGAGACTGGCCGGCGGCGAACGCCAAGCAGCTGTTGCAACTGGCGTTGAGGTGCTGTAATATTGATAGGAAGAAAAGGCCCAGCCTCAGGTCGGCGGAATGGAGAGCACTCGATAGACTGCGAGCGATGGCTGCTAAATCCTTCGGAAGCTCCATTTAGtaatcaaatattggaggattTGTGAATTGCATGGATCATGGATGGGAAGAACATGGTTTGTCTCTTTTATCTTGAAGAACTTGTAGATTAAAGTAACTAATAGAATTAAGATATTTAAGGACATACATAAATGCTTTTAGGGCATGTTTGGTTCAGGGTTATTCTCCATGACTTTGGTTATCCAACCAAGGTTATGTTATTTAACCGTGTTTGGTTCAGGGTCATGAGGGATTCCAAAGTTATATTTGATTCCTGCCACATCAGCAAAATGAGGTTATATcccggaatcagaaaacctcCAAATCGTAAGGTTTTAGACGATTCCGGGGTTAAGtaaatttttttctcaaataTAACCTTTCGTTTCACTTCGTTGTTTACCCATCTACGACACTTTTCTTCCCTCTCTTCTTTCGCAAAACCTAGAGCAGTCGGCGACAGATTTCCTTGAACCTACGGCGGCGTCGACATAGAGGCTTCTCCCTCTTCGTCTTCTTCGAACCAATGGCGACAGACTTCTCCCTCTTCGTCTTCTTCGAACCGACAGCAACCACAGATTTCTCCCACTTCGCCTTCTTCATCGACAGCGACAAACTTCTCTTGCAAGTCTTCTTCAAATCGGCGGCAACAACAAGTTTCTTCATCTCAGTTGGAGTCCAACTTCAAGAGGATCTTGTTTTCGGGTAAAAAAAGGTATTTGTAAAGAGATAAAAAATTTTCAGTTTCCCTTTTCTGTTTGCTGTCGATCCTTTTAGGGTTTCTATGCATCTTTTTTCCTTTCCATACAATAAATCTTAGTGTTGGTAAAGGAAATAACTTGCATTTTACACTGCATATATTCTGAAAAACTGGAATTAGGATTCTCACAGATAACAAAATTTCATTTCTCCCTAGGATCTGGTTTCATTGTTCAAATACACCACGGGTCATATTGTAAGTGAGTAAAAGTATAGCGATTATGTTTCTAGATTTGGAATTCATTACGAAAAATAAGATATTTTTCCATTTGCTTGTTTATTAACTGTTTACTTACACTGGATGCATGATCATAGTGTTTCATTCAAATGTCTAGCAGAGCACTACATTCATCTCTGCATAGCTGCACAAACCATCTCCTAGCAGAGCACTGCATTATCCCAATATTCTTCAACCTTTTATATTCCCTTTGTcactattttttt from Zingiber officinale cultivar Zhangliang chromosome 4A, Zo_v1.1, whole genome shotgun sequence includes the following:
- the LOC121972251 gene encoding U-box domain-containing protein 33-like gives rise to the protein MDPIPDLPLEPVAEEAIGKFNSSSETIHVAVGKENKKEKQNLLWVMRNFPRDTIGLVHVHWHSKWILTDFGVKFNYKYGNEQSQAKHREDERRKMQDMIDDYKDLCAERMVTEHHTEHEDVVEGVKCLVEKCQIKRLVIGSRSMANQISILQYCQFWHVRKGKLISTRFPCSEVISEKIHVHAQREYGTHQFPASHLVSRISVVNDGQLDVTPANELEERDGVDQDIGEVVNSRQEALNYLLRQYSNERSDTTSSISVELERIEMLLQEVREKLCQTEQEKPDAGRKAAVLNLISSSFNRRRKDNDDPATPPHIRQFTETQVKKATDNFSECKRIGEGGYGPVYKARLLGNDVAIKMLSPKSNQSQKEYHQELKVLSMIEHPHIVKLIGVCSELSALVYEYLPHRSLSQRLARGLKWQDRIRIISEQRSALMYLHSSPNRGQPIVHADLKFSNILLDEDDISRLSDFGTARVMHRGLSKKATFCHNTNPMGTPGYMDPAFAMSGELTPQSDIYSFGIVILRLLTGSPELNIAKQVEEAIRKGAVNCILDASAGDWPAANAKQLLQLALRCCNIDRKKRPSLRSAEWRALDRLRAMAAKSFGSSI